One region of Burkholderia pyrrocinia genomic DNA includes:
- a CDS encoding maleate cis-trans isomerase family protein yields the protein MSELLSTPVQHGAGSYARFGFSLDAGIARRAAIGLVVLATDHTIEYEWRRVLALDGVAFYESRIANSADITAETLARMDGGIAAAVELIRPGERLDVVAFGCTSASMVLGEERVFERIREARPGVACTTPITAARVALGALGARGVALLTPYERSINEAMAAYLRARGVDVVRAGSFEHRDDNEVARIDRASIERAVLALAADPAVDAVFVSCTSLRLVDALAEIEARAGKPVLSSNHALAWHSLRLAGVDDPVPGFGRLLMQ from the coding sequence GTGAGCGAACTTCTTTCGACCCCTGTGCAGCACGGCGCCGGTTCGTACGCGCGCTTCGGCTTCTCGCTCGATGCGGGCATCGCGCGCCGCGCGGCGATCGGGCTCGTCGTGCTCGCGACCGACCATACGATCGAATACGAATGGCGGCGCGTGCTCGCGCTCGACGGCGTCGCGTTCTACGAGAGCCGGATCGCGAACTCCGCCGACATCACCGCGGAGACGCTCGCGCGGATGGACGGCGGGATCGCGGCGGCCGTCGAGCTGATCCGCCCCGGCGAGCGCCTCGACGTGGTGGCGTTCGGCTGCACGTCCGCGTCGATGGTGCTCGGCGAGGAGCGTGTGTTCGAGCGGATCCGCGAGGCGCGGCCGGGCGTCGCGTGCACGACGCCGATCACTGCGGCGCGGGTCGCGCTCGGCGCGCTGGGGGCGCGCGGCGTCGCGCTCCTCACGCCGTACGAGCGCTCGATCAACGAAGCGATGGCGGCCTACCTGCGCGCGCGCGGTGTCGACGTCGTGCGCGCGGGCTCGTTCGAGCACCGCGACGACAACGAGGTGGCGCGGATCGACCGCGCATCGATCGAGCGCGCGGTGCTCGCGCTGGCCGCCGATCCGGCGGTGGACGCGGTGTTCGTGTCGTGCACGAGCCTTCGGCTCGTCGACGCGCTCGCGGAGATCGAGGCGCGCGCCGGCAAGCCGGTGTTGTCGAGCAATCACGCGCTCGCATGGCATTCGCTGCGGCTCGCCGGCGTCGACGATCCGGTGCCGGGCTTCGGACGCCTGCTGATGCAATGA
- a CDS encoding ABC transporter substrate-binding protein: MKLGCWSLGICVALGASATFPAHADVSVGAVLPLTGASASIGEDQRRGIELAVAKINAQGGVLGQKLQVRIEDSGGTANTALDAARKLATVERVPLVLGEFSSSVTIPVGQFLVRQGDVHINIGSSSQQVRKIGAGSFSAIGLDDLSARFAAQDVYDRKLRRVALIAPNNGYGQGIAAEFRKRFEALGGTIVSTVLYTEGQSTYRRELEQASRAQPDGYVYSAYGQEAATLNRQAFEMRLNQQPWYGIYLTMCTSDTPAQIAQGQIGLEVAALGTSAAAYAADYRAAYHEAPRSAFGSYAYDATMLSAAAINRAQSADPAKVRAALAASQPYTGVTGTIAFDADGQRTVQPYEKVLYRQSVVAR, translated from the coding sequence ATGAAGCTGGGTTGCTGGAGTCTCGGGATCTGCGTCGCGCTCGGCGCGTCGGCGACATTTCCTGCACACGCCGACGTCAGCGTCGGCGCCGTGTTGCCGCTGACAGGCGCAAGCGCGTCGATCGGCGAGGACCAGCGGCGCGGGATCGAACTCGCGGTCGCGAAAATCAACGCGCAAGGCGGCGTGCTCGGGCAGAAGCTGCAGGTGCGGATCGAGGATTCGGGCGGCACGGCGAACACGGCGCTCGACGCCGCGCGCAAGCTGGCGACGGTCGAGCGCGTGCCGCTCGTGCTCGGCGAATTCTCTTCGTCGGTAACGATTCCGGTCGGGCAGTTCCTTGTGCGCCAGGGCGACGTGCACATCAACATCGGTTCGTCGAGCCAGCAGGTCCGCAAGATCGGCGCGGGCTCGTTCAGCGCAATCGGGCTCGACGACCTGTCCGCGCGCTTCGCCGCGCAGGATGTGTACGACCGCAAGCTGCGGCGCGTCGCGCTGATCGCGCCGAACAACGGCTACGGCCAGGGCATCGCGGCCGAGTTCAGGAAGCGCTTCGAGGCGCTCGGCGGCACGATCGTGTCGACGGTGCTCTACACCGAGGGCCAGTCGACCTACCGGCGCGAGCTGGAGCAGGCATCGCGCGCACAGCCCGACGGCTACGTGTACAGCGCGTACGGACAGGAAGCCGCGACGCTGAACCGGCAGGCGTTCGAGATGCGCCTCAACCAGCAGCCGTGGTACGGGATCTACCTGACGATGTGCACGAGCGACACGCCCGCGCAGATCGCGCAGGGGCAGATCGGCCTGGAGGTCGCGGCGCTCGGCACAAGTGCCGCCGCGTACGCGGCCGACTATCGCGCCGCCTACCACGAGGCGCCGCGCTCGGCGTTCGGCAGCTACGCGTACGACGCGACGATGCTGTCCGCCGCCGCGATCAATCGCGCCCAATCGGCCGATCCGGCGAAGGTGCGCGCGGCGCTCGCGGCCAGCCAGCCGTACACGGGCGTGACCGGCACGATCGCCTTCGACGCCGACGGCCAGCGCACGGTGCAGCCGTACGAGAAGGTCCTGTACCGGCAATCCGTCGTCGCGCGCTAG
- a CDS encoding D-amino acid dehydrogenase → MRTVVLGGGIVGVTTAYFLAKAGDEVVVVDRRDGVALETSFANAGLIAPGHSYTWASPRAPKILLKSLFSDGQALRLKWSPDWRMWAWCRQFLQNCTAERSRRNTSIKVRLCRYAQQQLQSATRDEGLAYDRISGGLLYLYRDPASFERGIANMRILSDNGLPLETLDPRAVIEREPALSGAAGEIAGAIYCPSDESGDAHLFTRALAERCRALGVEFRFGATIDGMRANADAVDYVQTSQGRVSGDRYVLALGAYSPFVARRLGYRLPIYPVKGYSVTLPIDARHEPPTLGGVEENQLVAWARFGERLRLTATAEFGGYDTTHTPADFAHMLATAKALFPNGADYTKPSYWAGLRPMTPEGTPIIGATRHRNLFLNTGHGHMGWTMSCGTAKIVADLIHGRQPDIDITGMTLQ, encoded by the coding sequence ATGAGGACGGTCGTGCTCGGAGGCGGCATCGTCGGTGTGACGACCGCCTACTTTCTCGCGAAGGCGGGCGACGAGGTGGTGGTGGTCGACCGGCGCGACGGCGTCGCGCTCGAGACGAGCTTCGCGAACGCGGGGCTGATCGCGCCCGGGCATTCCTATACGTGGGCATCGCCGCGCGCGCCGAAGATCCTGCTCAAGTCGCTGTTCTCTGACGGGCAGGCGCTGCGCCTCAAGTGGTCGCCGGACTGGCGGATGTGGGCGTGGTGCCGCCAGTTCCTGCAGAACTGCACGGCGGAGCGGTCGCGCCGGAACACGTCGATCAAGGTGCGGCTGTGCCGCTACGCGCAGCAGCAGCTCCAGTCCGCGACCCGCGACGAGGGGCTCGCGTACGACCGGATCAGCGGCGGGCTGCTGTACCTGTACCGGGATCCCGCGTCGTTCGAGCGCGGCATCGCGAACATGCGGATCCTGTCCGACAACGGCCTGCCGCTCGAGACGCTCGACCCGCGCGCGGTGATCGAGCGCGAGCCCGCGCTCTCCGGCGCGGCGGGCGAGATCGCGGGCGCGATCTACTGCCCGTCCGACGAGAGCGGCGACGCGCATCTGTTTACCCGCGCGCTCGCCGAACGCTGCCGCGCGCTCGGCGTCGAGTTCCGCTTCGGCGCGACGATCGACGGCATGCGCGCGAACGCGGACGCGGTGGACTACGTGCAGACGTCGCAGGGCCGCGTGAGCGGCGACCGCTACGTGCTCGCGCTCGGCGCGTACTCGCCGTTCGTCGCGCGCCGGCTCGGCTACCGGTTGCCGATCTACCCGGTGAAAGGCTACTCGGTCACGCTGCCGATCGACGCGCGCCACGAGCCGCCGACGCTCGGCGGCGTCGAGGAAAACCAGCTCGTCGCGTGGGCGCGGTTCGGCGAGCGGCTGCGCCTGACCGCGACGGCCGAATTCGGCGGCTACGACACGACCCACACGCCCGCGGACTTCGCGCACATGCTGGCGACCGCGAAGGCGCTGTTTCCGAACGGCGCCGACTATACGAAACCGTCGTACTGGGCCGGGTTGCGGCCGATGACGCCGGAAGGCACGCCGATCATCGGCGCGACCCGGCATCGCAACCTGTTTCTCAACACCGGGCACGGCCACATGGGCTGGACGATGTCGTGCGGTACCGCGAAGATCGTCGCGGACCTGATCCACGGCCGGCAGCCCGACATCGACATTACCGGGATGACACTCCAGTGA
- a CDS encoding RidA family protein has translation MEIKRYGAGERMSQLVVAGGFAFIAGQVADDTALDVAGQTRQILDKIDRLLDGAGLDKRRIVSANIWLADHRSFADMNRIWDAWVPQGDAPARACVESALAFPEYTVEIAAIAAF, from the coding sequence ATGGAGATCAAGCGATATGGCGCAGGCGAACGGATGAGCCAGCTCGTGGTTGCGGGCGGCTTCGCGTTCATTGCCGGACAGGTTGCCGACGACACCGCACTCGACGTCGCCGGCCAGACCCGCCAGATCCTCGACAAGATCGACCGGCTGCTCGACGGCGCGGGGCTCGACAAGCGCCGGATCGTGTCCGCGAACATCTGGCTTGCCGATCACCGGAGCTTTGCCGACATGAACCGGATCTGGGACGCATGGGTGCCGCAGGGCGACGCGCCGGCGCGCGCCTGCGTGGAGTCGGCGCTCGCGTTTCCCGAGTACACGGTCGAAATCGCGGCGATCGCCGCGTTCTAG
- a CDS encoding branched-chain amino acid ABC transporter permease yields MSSFIVHLLTVACLYATMALGLNLQAGYAGLVNFGFVAFAGLGAYAAGIASQLGWPLPAALALAAGAASVLAVAIARLGRHLSADYWGIATLAIAEILRTFALNEGWLTGGAQGIGGIAPLFPGLRAPWADLAFLAVAAGGLAVAYAACRLLTTGRFGRALKVMREEPALAVCFGYDPVALKTRASVAGALPAAFAGALLTWYISYVGPDTMVASETFALWTIVMVGGLGSHAGVLAGALIVQAVYAVAPFLKDWLGVGSDLAGAVRLGLVGLMLLACVLWRPRGLVPERLEVHP; encoded by the coding sequence GTGTCTAGTTTCATCGTCCATCTGCTGACCGTCGCGTGCCTGTACGCGACGATGGCGCTCGGCCTGAACCTGCAGGCCGGCTATGCGGGGCTCGTCAATTTCGGCTTCGTCGCGTTCGCGGGGCTCGGCGCCTACGCCGCCGGCATCGCGTCGCAGCTCGGCTGGCCGCTGCCGGCCGCACTCGCGCTCGCGGCCGGCGCGGCGAGCGTGCTGGCCGTCGCCATCGCACGGCTCGGCCGCCATCTGTCGGCCGACTACTGGGGCATCGCGACGCTCGCGATCGCCGAGATCCTGCGCACGTTCGCGTTGAACGAAGGCTGGCTGACGGGCGGCGCGCAAGGCATCGGCGGCATCGCGCCGCTGTTTCCCGGGCTGCGCGCGCCGTGGGCCGACCTCGCGTTCCTCGCCGTCGCGGCCGGCGGCCTCGCCGTCGCATACGCCGCATGCCGGCTGCTGACCACCGGCCGCTTCGGCCGCGCGCTGAAGGTGATGCGCGAGGAGCCCGCGCTCGCCGTCTGCTTCGGCTACGACCCGGTCGCGCTGAAGACCCGGGCGAGCGTCGCGGGGGCGCTGCCCGCGGCGTTCGCGGGCGCGCTCCTCACCTGGTACATCAGCTACGTCGGCCCGGACACGATGGTGGCATCCGAAACCTTCGCGCTGTGGACCATCGTCATGGTCGGCGGGCTCGGCAGCCATGCCGGCGTGCTGGCCGGCGCGCTCATCGTGCAGGCGGTCTACGCGGTCGCGCCGTTTCTGAAGGACTGGCTCGGCGTCGGCAGCGATCTCGCGGGCGCGGTGCGCCTCGGCCTCGTCGGCCTGATGCTGCTCGCATGCGTGCTGTGGCGCCCGCGCGGCCTTGTGCCGGAACGACTGGAGGTTCACCCATGA
- a CDS encoding branched-chain amino acid ABC transporter permease — protein MLQFLIDVLMRTSDLLLVSVGLSTLYSLIRFPNIAHVQYAMIGAFATLGFERAGLPFALATAVSCVLVGLAATLLNLFVFTRLLRSGSAVAMIGSLAVSLLAVALMLGTAGSRPLQYAQAVRPPLMVGGVAMSSAQAGSIACGAVALAVFALLLYRTRLGRAMRALASNRALALATGIDAQRVTNVITFASGVLAALGGTMLGATESVHVNLGYGLLIPVFSAAILGGLGNPLGAAAGALLIAFAETTALDVDFGGLVGRPLAFFPVEYVGAVSFAILLVVLVFRPYGIFDREVRRV, from the coding sequence ATGCTGCAATTCCTGATCGATGTCCTGATGCGCACGTCCGACCTGCTGCTCGTGTCGGTCGGCCTGTCGACGCTGTATTCGCTGATTCGCTTCCCGAACATCGCGCACGTCCAGTACGCGATGATCGGTGCGTTCGCGACCCTCGGGTTCGAACGCGCGGGCCTGCCGTTCGCGCTCGCGACCGCCGTGTCGTGCGTGCTGGTCGGCCTTGCCGCGACGCTGCTGAACCTGTTCGTGTTCACGCGGCTGCTGCGCTCGGGCAGCGCGGTCGCGATGATCGGTTCGCTCGCCGTATCGCTGCTCGCCGTCGCGCTGATGCTCGGCACCGCCGGCTCGCGGCCTTTGCAGTATGCGCAGGCGGTGCGTCCGCCGCTGATGGTCGGCGGCGTCGCGATGTCGTCCGCGCAGGCGGGCTCGATCGCGTGCGGCGCCGTCGCGCTCGCGGTGTTCGCGCTGCTGCTGTACCGCACCCGCCTCGGCCGGGCGATGCGCGCGCTCGCGTCGAATCGCGCGCTCGCGCTCGCAACGGGCATCGACGCGCAGCGCGTGACCAACGTGATCACGTTCGCAAGCGGCGTGCTTGCGGCGCTCGGCGGCACGATGCTCGGCGCGACCGAAAGCGTGCACGTCAACCTCGGCTACGGGTTGCTGATCCCGGTGTTTTCCGCCGCCATCCTCGGCGGCCTCGGCAATCCGCTCGGCGCGGCGGCCGGCGCGCTCCTGATCGCGTTCGCCGAAACGACCGCGCTCGACGTCGACTTCGGCGGGCTGGTCGGCCGGCCGCTCGCGTTCTTTCCGGTCGAATACGTCGGCGCCGTGTCGTTCGCGATCCTGCTCGTCGTACTCGTGTTCCGGCCATACGGAATCTTCGACAGGGAGGTGCGTCGTGTCTAG
- a CDS encoding GntR family transcriptional regulator — protein sequence MAANSVLGGREALAPRRAGLTVNEIYEQLKQMAVVYSIRPGERVNELELAERFDVSRTPIREALNRLVAENLLVFVPNRGFFIRQLEGKDVFDLFELRRSIESTAVMLACERASDNDIKTLRRFWRQVMKSAPRMPSSELVLKDELFHLELAALSGNAEIGRVLQGINARIHYVRWVDVDQRRDAAFTEHLEILDALAARDTERCVALTDTHIRWRMEEITRVVEASVVKLYAK from the coding sequence ATGGCAGCGAATTCCGTGCTTGGCGGCCGCGAGGCGCTGGCGCCCAGGCGCGCGGGCCTCACGGTCAACGAGATTTACGAGCAACTGAAGCAGATGGCCGTGGTGTATTCGATCCGGCCGGGCGAGCGGGTCAACGAGCTCGAACTGGCGGAACGGTTCGACGTCAGCCGCACGCCGATCCGGGAGGCGCTGAACCGGCTCGTCGCAGAGAACCTGCTGGTCTTCGTGCCGAATCGCGGATTCTTCATCCGCCAACTGGAAGGGAAAGACGTGTTCGATCTCTTTGAGCTGAGGCGTTCGATCGAGTCGACCGCGGTGATGCTCGCGTGCGAGCGGGCGTCCGACAACGACATCAAGACACTGCGCCGCTTCTGGCGGCAGGTGATGAAGAGCGCGCCGCGGATGCCGTCGTCGGAGCTCGTCCTGAAGGACGAACTGTTTCACCTGGAGCTTGCCGCGCTGTCGGGCAATGCGGAGATCGGGCGCGTGCTGCAGGGAATCAACGCGCGGATTCACTACGTGCGATGGGTCGACGTCGACCAGCGGCGCGACGCGGCCTTCACCGAGCATCTGGAGATTCTCGACGCGCTCGCCGCGCGGGACACCGAACGATGTGTCGCGTTGACCGACACGCACATCCGCTGGCGGATGGAGGAAATCACGCGCGTGGTGGAAGCGAGCGTCGTGAAGCTGTACGCGAAATAA